Within Micromonospora narathiwatensis, the genomic segment GGTCCGCCTCCCGGGCCGGATGCAGCGCGGCGGCCACCACCACCGACACCGTCAGGTCCCGCGCCGCCAGCACCCGGCGTACCGACTCCCAGAGCGTCTCCTCACCGAGGAAGGCGGCCAGGGTGGTCGGGTCGCCGGCGTACCGGTAGGTGAGCCGCAGCGGCACGATCGGCGCGCCGGCGTCCACCGCGGCCTGGAACATGGCCGGCCGGAATCCCCGCCCGGGGCGGCAGTCGGACGCCTCACCACACCAGGTCGTCCCCTCGGGGAAGACCGCCACCGAGTGCCCGGCGCGCAGCGCGTTGGTCACCCGACCGACCGTGGCCGGCAGGTCACGTGGCCGGGACCGGTCCACGAAGACCGTGCCGCCGGCGGCGGCCAGCGGCCCCATCACGGGCCACGCCCGCACCTCCCGCTTGGCGAGCATCCGGGCCGGCGCGACCGCGAGCACGGCGAGGATGTCCAGCCAGGAGACGTGGTTGGCGACCAGCAGTGCCCGCCGGCGCGGCAGCCGGCCTCGGACCACCAGCCGCACGCCGAGGGCACGCAGGGTGCCGCGGGCCCAGCCACGCAGCGCGGCTTGCCGGTCCCGGGCGGGCAGCAACGGCAGGAGTACGGCCAGCCCGACCCCGCCCAGCAGCATCCCGCACACCCCCAGCAGCCGCGCCACCCGGCGCGGGAGCGACACGGCCGGCGCGGCGGCGGCCGGCAGGCACCCCGGTCCGCAGCCCGAGGCGGGCCGCCACAGGTCGTCGGCGGTCACGACGGCTCCCCACCGAGGAAGTGCCGCAGGTAGCGAGGGTTCATCCGGTCCAGCGAGAGCAGCACATAGAAGTCGGCACAGGCGAAGTCCGGGTCGTACGCCGGCTCCCCACAGACCCAGGCGCCGAGCCGCAGGTAACCGCGGAGCAGCGGCGGGATCAGCGCGTGGCGCTCGGCCGGCGACAACGTGCCCGGGTCGACGGCGGCCGGCGCCTCGGCGAACCACGGGCGGCGGGGCGTGACCCGCAGCGGCGGCGGGGCCAGGTGCCGGGCACTGGCCTGGGCCCACACCTCGGCGACCGCGGTCCCACCGTCGCTCACCGGGACCGAGGCACAGCCGCCGAGCCAGCGCGACCCGCGCAGGTGCAGGTACCTGGCGATGCCGGCCCACATCAGATTGATCACGGCACCGGAGCGGTGGTCCGGGTGCACGCAGGAGCGTCCCGCCTCGACCAGGTCGTCCCGGAGCGGGGCGAGCGCGGTCAGGTCGAACTCGCCGTCGGCGTACGGGCGACTCGCGCGGCCGGGCGGCAGCAGCCGGTACGTGCCGACCACCTCGTCGGTGCCCTCCCGGAGCACCACCAGGTGGTCGCAGTGGGCGTCGAACTCGTCGGTGTCGAGCCCGGCGGCCCCCGGATGCAGGGTCGCGCCGAGCTCGGTGGCGAACACCTCGTGACGGAGGCGTTGCGCGGCCGCGACCAGGTTCGGGTCGTCGGCGATCAGCAGGGTGTAGCCGCTGGTCGTGAGGGGTGCGCCAGCGGCGTGCAGAACGGCCATGGGTATCTGTGTAAGTGGCCCGGTTGCCGGCCACGGGGATGAGGGGTGTCGATCCGGTGAACGCCGGTCGGCGCTCCGGTCCCGCCTCCCACCTGCGGCGGACCACCACCCGTCCCACGATCGGGCGGGTGGAGCCGGCGAAGGCGGGCGTGCGAGGCTGCCGGGCGGGGCCGGCGCGGGGCCGGGACCCGGACCAGCCTGGAGGACGTACATGATCATCGAGTCGCGCTTCCACGGGCCTGCCGGCTCGGGCAACGGCGGCTGGAGCGCCGGGATCTTCGCGGCGGTGGTCGACGACCGGGGGCCGGTGGAGGTCACCCTGCGCAAACCGCCCCCGCTGGAGACCCCGCTGACCGCGGTCGACGGCACGGTCCGCGACCCGGACGGCGAGGTCATCGCGCAGGTACGCCGGGTCGACGCGGTCAGCGCCGTGGTCCCGCCGGTGGACCGGTCGACGGCCGAGGCCGCCGCCCGGGCGTACCCGGGGCTGGTGGAGCACCCCTTCCCCGGCTGCTACGTCTGCGGCCCGGAGCGTCCGGACGGACTGCGCATCTTCCCGGGCCGGCTGCCGGACGGCCGGACCGCCGCGCCGTTCCGCGCCCCGGCCGAGGTGGTCCCGGCGACGGTCTGGGCGGCGCTGGACTGCCCCGGCGGCTGGGCGGTGATCGCGCCCGGCCGCCCGTACGTCCTGGGCCGGATGGCCGCGGTGGTCGCGGCGCTGCCGCGGCCCGGCGACGAGTGCGTGGTGACCGGCGCGATGGTCGGCGGCGAGG encodes:
- a CDS encoding GNAT family N-acetyltransferase, which produces MAVLHAAGAPLTTSGYTLLIADDPNLVAAAQRLRHEVFATELGATLHPGAAGLDTDEFDAHCDHLVVLREGTDEVVGTYRLLPPGRASRPYADGEFDLTALAPLRDDLVEAGRSCVHPDHRSGAVINLMWAGIARYLHLRGSRWLGGCASVPVSDGGTAVAEVWAQASARHLAPPPLRVTPRRPWFAEAPAAVDPGTLSPAERHALIPPLLRGYLRLGAWVCGEPAYDPDFACADFYVLLSLDRMNPRYLRHFLGGEPS
- a CDS encoding lysophospholipid acyltransferase family protein, with protein sequence MTADDLWRPASGCGPGCLPAAAAPAVSLPRRVARLLGVCGMLLGGVGLAVLLPLLPARDRQAALRGWARGTLRALGVRLVVRGRLPRRRALLVANHVSWLDILAVLAVAPARMLAKREVRAWPVMGPLAAAGGTVFVDRSRPRDLPATVGRVTNALRAGHSVAVFPEGTTWCGEASDCRPGRGFRPAMFQAAVDAGAPIVPLRLTYRYAGDPTTLAAFLGEETLWESVRRVLAARDLTVSVVVAAALHPAREADRRVLARAAESAIHLTPARPVSTGRPAPVLDLPPVLPGGPGSALSSDREVLDLAA